A window of Oncorhynchus masou masou isolate Uvic2021 chromosome 16, UVic_Omas_1.1, whole genome shotgun sequence genomic DNA:
TGTGAGACATCATATGAATACGGGCTCCGACGACAGCTGGGTTTGGGTTCTGATACTGAAACATTTAATGTAAACATTCAATATATTACAAGGACattatatttgtttttttaagaTTAGATCATGTTTATTGACTTTTATTAATATAGTAAATACTGGACCCATTCGTCCAAGAGAAGTTCGGTCAAATTAACATTTCAGTCCTATACATTTCTGATCATAAAGTTTGTATAtaaatatattgaagcaatgAAATAAGTAGACGCATCAAAATGCTAAGTCCGGTTCCAAATCCCAAATCCATATTGTGTGGGTATAACATGTCAGCACCACAGCCTTCCACATGTCTGATATATTCCTCAATCTATTCCAACCTCCTGTCATGAGGTCAATAAGTGAAAATGCTGCACCTCACTAAATGTTTATTTGCAAGTACACACTGTGTAAGGGGGTCCCTTCAACCAGTGGATGTCTAGTCTGTTAATCACTTCCTGTGTCCACTTCGGCTCCTGCTGATATCAAATGGTCCCATTACTGTAATCCTTTTAGAGTTGGTCATTGGCCCCTGATTCCATATGCATGAAATTATGTCTTGTCCACTCTCTGCACTTCCTCGTTCTGGAGCTCCATGGGTGGGTTTGGCAGTGAGAGTTTTGGCCCAACGGGGAAAGCCTTTTCCCGTGGGAATGTGGGGGCCTCAGGGGGCCTCTGGGGCTTACACAGTGTCAGCTTCCTCCAGAGGAAGCGCAGCACCGAGGGGCTGAGGATGATGAAGAGCCAGGGGTCGATGATGGAGTTGAAGGACAGCAGGCGGAGAGCAGCGAGATCAGTGCCATAGCTCTCATTTGACCTGCCCATGAAGTTGATGAACACACGGAGctatgggacacacacacagacagacacacaaacacaaagagaAAAATtgggttgttgttgtttatgacGATGTAACAGGACATGGCTTGGGACATGGTTATGTTAAAGAGCACCATTTTGAACTGTAACATGTGTGAAGAAGAAATGCTTGGGTTGAGAGaagggaggacacacacacacactgcacatatCGACAGTGTCTCAATATTTTCAACACTTTGACCTGCAACATCGAAACGGATGCTCTTACCACTAAAGGAAACGAACAGATGACAAAGGTCACCGTTATGAACACCAAAAGCAGAAGATGCTCCACTTCCTCCGTCATAGAGAGGGATCTTTGGTAGAACCGTATCCGTCGCGTTAAAACACGCGCTTTGCACCTCCTATACATCATAATTAAGTGGTAAACGACAGATAAGTTACAGACCACTGTGGTAGAAATCATGATGAGAGTCAATGACGCATACACACCGACGTATACTTTTGGTTTGGTTTCTAATGGGACCATGTCAAAGAAGCACCAAGTCCCCGGGCAATATTGAACGTATTTTCCAAAGCCCACGAAAGGTGCTAGGCAGAAAAGGATGCAGATCAGGTAGATGAGTGTAATGGTGATGTATCCGCAGCGTTTTCTCAAGTGCCGTTCGTAAAAATACGGGTGTCCAAAGGAGAGGTAGCGCTCCAAAGCCATGGCGCACAGAATGGCCAAGGTGGCGAGGCTGAAAAAAGTCATGCTGAACCCAAAATAGTTGCATACTGCTCCGTTTTCACCCATACCCATCAAGGTCCTGTTTTGTGTATAGGAGGCTAGTACGAGAGGACTGACGGAGAAGGTACCCAGTAGGTCCGTAATCACCAGCGCGGTCACCAGCACCTGGAAAAGGGATGGACTTTGCCTCCGGCGCCGCATCTCCAAAAGGACCAAGGCGATTAAATTTCCGAGAACTCCCGCCGAGAACATTGCCGCAGACATATAGAGATTTCCGGACGAGACATTGTCTCTGTCACCGCAGGTTAATTTAGCTTTGTAATCCATAAAAATAGTAGTAACCTACTCCACTAAGCGGTAAGCGCATGGCCTGATCAATGTGACTTTtatgttatactgttacacagatCAGTTCACACAAAAGAACAACGTTCGCATCCAACTGACATAAGAAAAGCGGCTCATCTCGTGTCAACAAAAACGCGGATTTCTTTTcagtcccacccaccacccacacacGCAACCATGTGGTTCACTGTGCTGAGAGTGTAGTGTGAGCACACACTGTGCGTTCCTCTGCCCAGGCGTTGCTGACGCATTTCAGATCTTACAACGCATGGACAGGTAGGCCTATTTTAAGTATAAActaatgccgcgttcaaaacaactgggagcTCGGAACTCAGAATTCGCAATTCTTCGACTTCCGACTtcggagttcccagttgttttgaccGCGGCATATGACTACTGTCAGCCTGCTCAGGTGGAGAAGTGCGCACCACCCactattcatttattttttaagaTTGTATTACTTACCCTCGGATTTAATTTGTTTTCAGTTTTTGTTTAGGCCGACTGTTATATGTCTGCCTGATAAATGCCACTTTAATGTGTAGCCTTCTTTTGTACAGGCCTACAGGTCGAGAGTGGTGGCTGATGGGAGGGGCTAATAGAAACACATGGAAAGAATGAATGGAACTGTATCCAACATCAAACAAATCATTTCCATGTGTTTCATACCATTGCACGGATCCCATTctagccattactatgagccgacATCCCCTAACCAGTCTCCTCTTCTTTCAGGGATGTGCTTGTCGTGACTTCTGATGAATAAAGATATTGTACAAAGATATTGTGGAAAATAGGGAAGAAAatcatgtattttattttttatttatttacacaaAGCCACACTGGGACACTTTGGACTCCTTGAGATCCACAACTAGTGACTTCTCAGGCCCTCAAAGGCTTACCTTTAATGAATTGGACCTGGAGTTCCCATCAGCTCAAAATGATTGGTTTTCATATCGTATAAAGCCGTTCTTTCTTTTTAAACAGTCTTTATGAAGAGCTGTCATTTTATTGTGAGGAACTGTAGTTTTATCAGATATTTATTCTGTTTTGTGAGTGATATTTCTTGTTGAAGATAAGGTAGAAAATATTGTAGAATATAAGGTAGAAGATATTGTAGGAGATAAGGTAGAATATATTGTAAAAGATAAGGTAGAATATATTATAGGAGCTAAGGTAGAATATATTGTAGAAGATAAGGTAGAATATATTATAGGAGCTAAGGTAGAATATATTGTAGAAGGTAGAGTATATTGTAGGAGAAAAGGTAGAATATAAGTTAGAAGATATTGTAGGAGATAAGGTAGAATATATTGTAGAAGATAAGGTAGAAGTTATTGTAGGAGATAAGGTAGAAGATAAGATAGAATATAAGGTAGAATATATTGTAGAAGATATTGTAGGAGATAAGGTAGAAGATAAGGTAGAAGATATTGTAGAAGATACTGTAGGAGATTAAGGTAGAAGATAAGGGAGAAGATATTGTAGGAGATAAGGTAGAAGATAAGGTAGAAGATATTGTAGAAGATATTGTAGAAGATACTGTAGGAGATTAAGGTAGAAGATAAGGGAGAAGATATTGTAGGAGATAAGGTAGAAGATATTGTAGGAGATATGGTAGGAGATAAGGTAGAAGATATTGTAGGAGATAAGGTAGGAGATAAGGTAGAAGATATTGTAGGAGATAAGGTAGGAGATAAGGTAGAAGATATTGTAGGAGATATGGTAGGGGAAAGGTAGTAAATAAGGTAGAAGATATGGTAGGATATAAGGTAGGAGATAAGGTAGAAGATATTGTAGGAGATATGGTAGGAGATAAGGTAGAATATATGGTAGGAGATAAGGTAGGAGATAAGGTAGAAGTTATTGTAGGAGATATGATAGGAGATAAGGTAGGAGATAAGGTAGAAGATATTGTAGGAGATAAGGTATGCACATGTTACTGTAAGtctctttggataaaagtgtcaaGTAAATAACatatattattatgattattaaaATAATAATGAAATATCAGACAGAGGAGTACCTGCCTAGATAAATGTCTCACCTGTATGGAATGAATCGCAGTTATCCCATCTTACTGTGTACCCCAGGTAAGACTGTCAACCACAGACCATATCAGTTCTATATCTATGCTGTCAACGGTCAACCAATCCACATAAGTGAATTGATCTGGGGCCGTATGTATCAAGTGCTAATCTAAGATCAGTTCtaagacactttatgaatacaggtCCCGATAGTTAAAATATATCTGAGGCCTGTTTTTAGGGACTAAATCTATGATGTATGAATCATTTATCCTAAGGGCAGAATTCAGCTCAGCAGTTGACTGTTTTTCTAGACTCTCTCCACTAGATGGCGGTCTTAGTAGGGGCTACTGTTTACTTCGAGAAACGCTAATGGCTGTTCATCTTGAGTTTACACAAGACAACAAACAGTAAAAACATAAAAATACCTTGGATAACTGAGACAAGAAAGGTTATACTTCATTGGATATTGATATAGCCTCCCAAATGGACTTGCAGTGCTACATGGTTATATtaaatgtgttttgtgtgtgaggGTATCACTATGGATCAGGGATTGAACCCTCTTTGACCTTCGTCATGGTCATTGGATatctttatttgtatttattctttatttatttaGGCAGGGAGTTCCATTGAGACTAAGGCCTCTGTTGGAAGATGATGTAAAACATTACAGTATATTCATACCTCTTCCCTCAGTTGGCGTGATGAACCAATGGGACATGTTGACTACCTGACTGAGACTATGAGGCATACAATAAACATGGTAGCATTTAATAACTACCTTTCATTCAGATCTCTCTCTAAGTGCTTTCTCACTCGCCCAGAAACAGAAGACACATAATTCCAAGAAATTAAAGAACCacagtgggagaggagggagggagagagagaggggaaggagtctctctctctctctctctctctctctctctctctctctcttgaaagAGAGGTGTAAATGGGTATGACAcatgcatgacacacacacacacacacacacacacacacacacacacacacacacacacacacacacacacacacacacacacacacacacacacacacacacacacacacacacacacgtaatacTACTAGCCACTTAACTGGCAGGGTTGGtggactttagaaaagcaagcgaTAACTACGTTTTTTTACATTCACTTTGGCGgtaatttcagaaccttgtggtcATTTTCAAAACGAGACACAAAACTCAAAGCG
This region includes:
- the LOC135557893 gene encoding prostaglandin E2 receptor EP2 subtype-like — protein: MDYKAKLTCGDRDNVSSGNLYMSAAMFSAGVLGNLIALVLLEMRRRRQSPSLFQVLVTALVITDLLGTFSVSPLVLASYTQNRTLMGMGENGAVCNYFGFSMTFFSLATLAILCAMALERYLSFGHPYFYERHLRKRCGYITITLIYLICILFCLAPFVGFGKYVQYCPGTWCFFDMVPLETKPKVYVGVYASLTLIMISTTVVCNLSVVYHLIMMYRRCKARVLTRRIRFYQRSLSMTEEVEHLLLLVFITVTFVICSFPLVLRVFINFMGRSNESYGTDLAALRLLSFNSIIDPWLFIILSPSVLRFLWRKLTLCKPQRPPEAPTFPREKAFPVGPKLSLPNPPMELQNEEVQRVDKT